A window of the Synechococcus sp. M16.1 genome harbors these coding sequences:
- a CDS encoding LptA/OstA family protein — protein MSAQAQQTADAGVITIESDLQSADNGTGVITASGNVRLVHAGRGLVATSRQAQYFTEEDRIVLSGDVDVIQADGNQLRADRFTYLLDEGRAIASPVPGQQVFSQWSLTPSQPVLDVQAETNPVTP, from the coding sequence TTGTCGGCCCAGGCTCAGCAAACAGCTGACGCTGGCGTCATCACGATTGAGTCCGACCTGCAATCGGCCGACAACGGAACGGGTGTGATCACCGCCAGTGGCAACGTTCGCTTGGTGCACGCCGGTCGTGGTTTGGTGGCCACCAGCCGACAAGCCCAGTACTTCACGGAGGAAGACCGGATTGTTCTGAGTGGTGATGTTGATGTGATCCAGGCTGATGGCAACCAGCTCCGCGCTGATCGGTTTACTTATCTCCTGGATGAAGGTCGCGCGATTGCCAGCCCTGTTCCCGGCCAGCAGGTGTTCAGTCAGTGGTCGCTCACTCCCAGCCAACCCGTGCTCGACGTTCAGGCCGAGACCAACCCGGTGACTCCATGA
- the lptB gene encoding LPS export ABC transporter ATP-binding protein: MTLELSNVSITLGGRQLVKGLDLKLAPGEVVGLLGPNGAGKTTTFNLVIGLLSPDQGEVTVNGERVTHLPMPERARLGVGYLPQEASVFRNLTVRENLDIALEQTGLSSEQRRDRRQQLIEDFHLSAFINRLGFQLSGGERRRCEVARALASGDNGPTYLLLDEPFAGVDPLAVADLQLLIEGLRSRGMGILITDHNVRETLATTDRAYILNDGAVLAAGRSEEVAADPQVRRYYLGEGFQL; this comes from the coding sequence ATGACCTTGGAACTGTCGAATGTCTCCATCACCCTTGGGGGCCGCCAGTTGGTGAAGGGCTTGGATCTGAAGCTTGCCCCCGGCGAGGTGGTCGGCCTGCTTGGTCCCAATGGAGCTGGAAAAACCACCACCTTCAATCTGGTGATCGGTCTGCTCTCCCCTGATCAGGGGGAGGTGACCGTGAACGGTGAGCGGGTCACCCATCTGCCTATGCCGGAGCGAGCCCGGCTTGGTGTGGGTTACCTGCCCCAGGAAGCGAGTGTGTTTCGCAATCTCACGGTGCGTGAAAATCTGGATATCGCCCTTGAACAGACCGGTCTCAGTTCCGAGCAGCGTCGGGATCGGCGCCAGCAGTTGATTGAGGACTTTCACCTCAGCGCGTTCATCAATCGTCTTGGTTTCCAACTCTCCGGGGGAGAACGTCGCCGTTGCGAAGTGGCCAGGGCACTGGCATCGGGTGACAACGGACCGACGTATCTGCTTTTGGATGAACCCTTTGCCGGCGTCGACCCCCTTGCGGTGGCGGATCTGCAGCTGCTGATCGAGGGGTTGCGCTCCCGGGGCATGGGGATTCTGATCACCGATCACAACGTGCGCGAAACCCTGGCCACCACCGATCGGGCATACATCCTCAACGATGGTGCGGTGTTGGCCGCAGGACGTTCCGAGGAGGTGGCAGCTGATCCACAGGTGCGTCGTTATTACCTCGGGGAGGGATTCCAACTGTGA
- a CDS encoding LptF/LptG family permease, with protein MLDRLKRATWMRLDLLDRWLLKELLGPLLFFIALFTLLLLTGGVMFELVRQMVDKNLPITVAAQVLLFSIPRWLAFSVPIGTLMASLFVFTRLSANNELTALRSLGITTKRMISAALALSMAMTLFTFVLNDVVVPRSQRFAEVSLKRALGRSLASETGRDVIYPRFGRRIGSDGEKGDKGLLQLFYSRKFQNGQMLDVTVLDFTRPGLTQMLRADRAIWNEAQASWDFMDGQILTLAANGSSTKADFDRYVYPLGSGPLRLAGIENDAVNMTVAEALQAQRMYEEAGSIKEARKIRVRIQEKFTVPMACLVFGLFGATLGAQPSYRSSRSFSFVLTLGIIAVYYVIGFSFSSLGVKGTLPPILAAWLPVMLFLGAGGLLLKQASR; from the coding sequence ATTTTGGATCGTCTCAAACGGGCCACCTGGATGCGGCTGGATCTTCTGGATCGTTGGTTGCTCAAGGAGCTGCTTGGTCCGCTTCTGTTCTTCATTGCCCTGTTCACCCTGCTGCTGCTCACGGGTGGCGTGATGTTTGAACTGGTCCGGCAGATGGTCGACAAGAACCTGCCGATCACAGTTGCAGCTCAGGTGCTGTTGTTCAGCATTCCGCGTTGGTTGGCTTTCTCTGTGCCGATTGGAACGCTGATGGCCTCGCTGTTCGTGTTCACCCGCCTTTCTGCCAACAACGAACTCACCGCCCTGAGAAGCCTCGGCATCACCACGAAGCGGATGATCAGTGCCGCTCTCGCCCTCTCGATGGCGATGACCCTGTTCACCTTCGTTCTCAACGACGTGGTGGTGCCCCGCAGCCAACGCTTTGCAGAGGTGAGCTTGAAGCGCGCCTTGGGGCGTTCTCTCGCCAGTGAGACGGGACGCGATGTCATCTATCCCCGCTTCGGCAGACGCATTGGTTCAGATGGTGAGAAGGGTGACAAGGGCCTGCTTCAACTGTTTTATTCCCGCAAATTCCAGAACGGCCAAATGCTGGATGTGACGGTTCTGGATTTCACCAGACCCGGTCTTACCCAGATGTTGCGTGCTGATCGGGCCATCTGGAATGAGGCCCAAGCCAGCTGGGATTTCATGGATGGCCAGATTCTGACTTTGGCGGCGAATGGCAGTTCAACCAAGGCCGATTTCGATCGTTACGTCTATCCCCTGGGATCTGGGCCGCTGCGTTTGGCGGGGATTGAGAACGATGCCGTGAACATGACCGTTGCTGAAGCACTGCAGGCCCAAAGGATGTACGAAGAGGCCGGCAGCATCAAGGAAGCCCGCAAAATCCGTGTGCGGATCCAGGAGAAGTTCACGGTTCCGATGGCCTGTCTGGTGTTTGGATTGTTTGGAGCCACCCTCGGCGCTCAGCCCAGTTACCGAAGCAGCCGAAGCTTCTCGTTTGTGCTCACCCTCGGCATCATCGCTGTCTATTACGTGATTGGTTTCAGCTTCAGTTCCCTCGGGGTGAAGGGAACCCTGCCTCCGATCCTGGCGGCCTGGCTGCCTGTGATGTTGTTTCTCGGGGCGGGTGGTCTGTTGCTGAAACAGGCCAGTCGCTGA
- the ccsB gene encoding c-type cytochrome biogenesis protein CcsB yields the protein MLNTPFELVTSLGFAGFVLLLLAMPLAFWAVSSQSRAGLVRLLVAVANLLFTAQLILRWWQSGHFPISNLYESLCFLAWACTLTQLLVERAWPSPIVAAAATPMGLGCIAFASFALPDQLQSAAPLVPALRSSWLVMHVSVIMVSYAALLVGSLLSLAVLVTDRGQTLELRSSSIGSGGYRQAASITNGGSVQLQSVQLSTNEQLDSLSYRTITVGFLMLTVGIVSGAVWANEAWGSYWSWDPKETWALICWLVYAAYLHTRLSRGWQGRRPALVAVVGLVVIAVCYIGVNLLGIGLHSYGWFF from the coding sequence GTGCTGAACACGCCCTTTGAGCTGGTCACCAGTCTTGGTTTCGCTGGCTTTGTGTTGCTGCTGCTGGCCATGCCCCTGGCTTTCTGGGCGGTGTCCAGCCAGTCCCGGGCTGGTTTGGTGCGGCTGCTGGTGGCCGTCGCCAACCTTCTGTTCACGGCTCAGCTGATTTTGCGTTGGTGGCAATCCGGCCACTTCCCGATCAGCAACCTCTACGAATCCCTGTGCTTTCTCGCCTGGGCTTGCACCCTCACCCAGCTGCTGGTGGAACGGGCCTGGCCTTCTCCCATCGTGGCGGCTGCGGCCACCCCCATGGGCCTTGGTTGCATTGCCTTCGCCAGCTTTGCCTTGCCCGATCAATTGCAGTCAGCGGCTCCTCTGGTTCCCGCCCTGCGCTCAAGCTGGTTGGTCATGCACGTGAGCGTGATCATGGTGAGTTACGCCGCACTGCTGGTGGGATCCCTGCTCTCCTTGGCGGTGTTGGTCACCGATCGCGGCCAAACCCTGGAACTGCGGAGCAGTTCCATTGGCAGTGGTGGATATCGTCAGGCGGCCTCGATCACGAATGGTGGTTCTGTTCAGCTGCAATCGGTTCAGCTGAGCACCAACGAGCAACTCGACAGCCTCAGTTATCGCACCATCACCGTTGGGTTCTTGATGCTTACGGTGGGCATCGTGAGTGGTGCTGTTTGGGCGAATGAAGCCTGGGGCAGCTACTGGAGCTGGGATCCCAAGGAAACCTGGGCCTTGATCTGCTGGCTGGTGTATGCCGCCTACCTGCACACCCGCCTCAGTCGCGGTTGGCAGGGCCGACGCCCAGCTCTTGTTGCGGTTGTTGGTCTAGTGGTGATCGCTGTTTGCTACATCGGCGTCAATCTTTTGGGCATTGGTTTGCATAGCTACGGCTGGTTTTTCTGA
- the rpe gene encoding ribulose-phosphate 3-epimerase produces the protein MSTKPLVISPSILSADFARLGEEVKAVDEAGADWIHVDVMDGRFVPNITIGPLIVEALRPVTQKPLDVHLMIVEPEKYVPDFAKAGADIISVQVEACPHLHRNLAQIKDLGKKAGAVLNPSTPIDTLEYCLELCDLVLIMSVNPGFGGQSFIENQVQKIRDLRRMCDEKGLDPWIEVDGGIKAGNAWKVIEAGANAIVSGSGVFNQPDYAEAIKGIRNSSSKEAVLA, from the coding sequence ATGAGCACCAAGCCCCTGGTGATCTCGCCGTCAATCCTGTCGGCTGACTTCGCACGCCTCGGCGAAGAAGTGAAAGCCGTGGACGAAGCCGGTGCGGATTGGATCCATGTGGATGTGATGGACGGCCGCTTTGTTCCGAACATCACCATTGGACCGCTGATTGTTGAGGCGCTGCGGCCGGTGACCCAGAAGCCCCTGGACGTTCACCTGATGATCGTTGAGCCGGAGAAGTACGTCCCCGACTTCGCCAAAGCCGGTGCCGACATCATTTCCGTGCAGGTTGAAGCCTGCCCTCATCTGCACCGCAACCTGGCTCAGATCAAGGACCTGGGCAAAAAAGCAGGTGCAGTTCTGAACCCATCAACACCGATCGACACCCTCGAATACTGCCTCGAGCTCTGCGATCTGGTGCTGATCATGAGCGTGAACCCCGGTTTCGGGGGCCAGAGCTTCATTGAGAACCAGGTTCAGAAAATTCGCGACCTGCGCCGCATGTGCGACGAGAAGGGTCTCGATCCCTGGATCGAAGTGGATGGCGGCATCAAAGCCGGCAATGCTTGGAAGGTGATCGAAGCAGGTGCCAACGCGATTGTGTCCGGCTCCGGTGTGTTCAACCAGCCCGATTACGCTGAAGCAATCAAGGGAATCCGCAACAGCAGCAGCAAGGAAGCTGTCCTTGCCTGA
- the glpX gene encoding class II fructose-bisphosphatase, whose product MDQTLIQEILEIVEQAAIASASLSGKGLKDEADALAVDAMRKRMNQIQMQGRIVIGEGERDEAPMLYIGEEVGTGTGPGVDFAVDPCEGTNLCAFNQRGSMAVLAASDRGGLFNAPDFYMKKLAAPPAAKGKVDIRKSATENIKILSECLGLPVDELNIVVMDRARHKDLIAEIRATGARIQPISDGDVQAAIACGFAGTGTHCLMGIGAAPEGVISAAAMRALGGHFQGQLVYDPAIAQTSEWADMTKEGNLARLAEMGIADPDKVYEAEELACGEHVCFAGSGITDGLLFDGVKFEKDCTRTSSLVISNLDNTCRFTNTVHIKDGAQSIALS is encoded by the coding sequence GTGGATCAGACCCTCATTCAGGAAATTCTCGAGATCGTCGAGCAGGCCGCCATCGCTTCCGCCTCGCTCTCCGGCAAAGGCCTGAAGGATGAAGCCGATGCATTGGCCGTTGATGCCATGCGCAAGCGCATGAATCAGATCCAGATGCAGGGCCGCATCGTGATCGGAGAGGGGGAACGTGATGAAGCCCCAATGCTTTACATCGGAGAAGAGGTCGGCACCGGCACCGGCCCCGGCGTTGACTTTGCTGTTGACCCTTGCGAAGGCACCAACCTCTGCGCCTTCAACCAGCGCGGCTCCATGGCTGTTCTCGCCGCTTCCGACCGTGGCGGTCTGTTCAACGCCCCCGACTTCTACATGAAGAAGCTGGCTGCTCCTCCGGCAGCCAAGGGCAAGGTGGACATTCGCAAATCAGCCACTGAAAACATCAAGATCCTCAGCGAGTGTCTGGGTCTCCCCGTCGACGAGCTGAACATCGTGGTGATGGATCGCGCCCGTCACAAGGACCTGATCGCTGAGATCCGTGCCACCGGCGCTCGCATCCAGCCCATCTCCGATGGTGACGTTCAGGCCGCCATCGCCTGCGGTTTCGCTGGTACCGGAACCCACTGCCTGATGGGCATCGGTGCTGCCCCTGAAGGTGTGATCTCCGCCGCTGCCATGCGCGCTCTTGGTGGTCACTTCCAGGGCCAACTGGTGTATGACCCTGCGATTGCTCAGACCTCCGAGTGGGCTGACATGACCAAAGAGGGCAACCTGGCGCGTCTCGCTGAGATGGGCATCGCCGATCCCGACAAGGTCTATGAGGCTGAGGAGCTGGCCTGCGGCGAGCATGTTTGTTTCGCTGGCAGCGGCATCACGGATGGTCTGCTCTTTGATGGCGTTAAGTTCGAAAAGGACTGCACCCGCACAAGCAGCCTGGTGATCAGCAACCTGGACAACACCTGCCGCTTCACCAACACCGTGCACATCAAAGACGGCGCCCAGAGCATTGCTCTGAGCTGA
- a CDS encoding glutamyl-tRNA reductase, giving the protein MHISVVGLSHRTAPVEIRERLSIPEQTMETSLQSLRGNEQVLEASILSTCNRLEIYTLVRNPDLGVSAVSDFLSSHSGLETGELTPHLFSYHHEDAVDHLMRVAAGLDSLVLGEGQILSQVKKMMRLGQEHKSLGPILNRLLTQAVSTGKRVRSETNLGTGAVSISSAAVELAQLKLGQSRGLDQLVTLESEQIAVVGAGRMSRLLLQHLQAKGASGVVLLNRTVERAEHLSADFPDLPVQCRPLTDLDQYLSTCSLMFTSTAADDPIIDAARLAPLNRRSKLRLIDIGVPRNIAADAADVDGVESHDVDDLQEVVARNQEARQAMAREAEQLLQQEAQQFLEWWDSLEAVPTINQLRSSMESIRSEELQKALSRMGPDFSARERKVVEALSKGIINKILHTPVTQLRAPQTRQDRQQALRIVERLFDLEAS; this is encoded by the coding sequence ATGCATATCTCCGTCGTCGGCCTCAGTCATCGGACGGCACCGGTGGAGATCCGGGAACGGCTCAGCATCCCTGAGCAGACCATGGAGACGTCCCTTCAATCCCTCCGCGGCAACGAGCAGGTGCTCGAGGCATCGATCCTCAGCACCTGCAACCGCCTTGAGATTTACACCTTGGTCCGCAATCCGGACCTCGGCGTGTCTGCTGTCAGCGACTTCCTCAGCAGCCACTCCGGTCTTGAAACAGGGGAGCTGACGCCCCACCTGTTCAGTTACCACCACGAAGACGCTGTCGACCACCTGATGCGGGTGGCAGCAGGTCTCGATAGCCTTGTGCTGGGGGAAGGTCAAATTCTCTCCCAGGTGAAAAAAATGATGCGGCTCGGCCAGGAGCACAAATCCCTGGGTCCGATCCTGAACCGCTTGCTCACCCAGGCTGTTTCCACCGGCAAACGGGTGCGCAGTGAAACCAACCTCGGAACGGGTGCTGTTTCGATCAGCTCAGCTGCCGTTGAGCTCGCCCAGCTCAAGCTCGGTCAATCCCGAGGTCTGGATCAACTGGTCACCCTGGAAAGCGAGCAGATCGCCGTTGTTGGTGCAGGGCGCATGAGCCGTCTGTTGCTCCAGCACCTTCAGGCCAAAGGTGCCTCGGGTGTTGTTCTGCTCAACCGCACCGTTGAACGGGCAGAGCATCTATCGGCTGATTTCCCTGATCTTCCTGTTCAGTGCAGGCCGCTTACGGATTTGGATCAGTACCTGAGCACCTGCTCGCTGATGTTCACCAGCACCGCCGCCGATGATCCGATCATTGATGCCGCACGTCTGGCTCCTCTGAACCGGCGCAGCAAGCTGCGCTTGATTGATATCGGTGTGCCGCGCAACATCGCTGCGGATGCTGCCGATGTGGACGGCGTTGAATCCCACGATGTGGACGACCTGCAAGAGGTCGTTGCCCGTAACCAGGAAGCCCGTCAGGCCATGGCCCGCGAGGCTGAGCAGTTGCTTCAGCAAGAAGCGCAGCAGTTCCTCGAGTGGTGGGACAGCCTTGAGGCTGTCCCGACCATCAACCAGCTGCGCTCGTCGATGGAGTCGATCCGTTCGGAGGAACTCCAGAAAGCCCTCAGCCGAATGGGGCCTGATTTCTCAGCCCGGGAACGCAAGGTTGTCGAAGCGTTGAGCAAGGGAATTATCAACAAAATCCTCCACACGCCGGTGACCCAGCTGCGGGCTCCCCAGACCCGTCAGGATCGCCAACAGGCCCTCCGAATTGTCGAACGACTGTTCGATTTGGAAGCTTCTTGA